In Agrobacterium sp. RAC06, a single window of DNA contains:
- the addB gene encoding double-strand break repair protein AddB, with protein MVSKAPRLLTIPPGRPFLRTLTEALLDGRLTDDFRYDPADPLSLAGVTLLVPTRRAARVLRSEFVDLLGGRAAILPDIRTLGETDDDSGFFDLDAPQLMDLAPPVSGTVMLLELARLILAWRNQLPEIVRSIHSDTPFVAPASPADAVWLARALVELIEAAETEGCDWTELENLQSADFGSWWQLTLEFLKIATLFWPARLQELVRSSPARHRDAVLRAEAERFRRQGASGPVIVAGSTGSIPAAAELIAAIAELDQGVVVLPGLDLDMPDEDWAKLNDREISVIRPSPAVRGHPQYGLAHLLRHMKLERADVQALEASDPALRDRAEFLSRAMAPAEATDTWKAWRQDIDDSRLLAAFRDVALIETANEREEATAIAIALRLGLEEVSDNPESRVALITPDRALARRVMSELARFGIEADDSAGTPMTGTQAAMLTQVVAEACLRPGDPVAIVSLIKHPLARFGFTAEDMRKAADALERIALRGGLKSLDLAEMEPLFAEGLEAHLADRHKPQWRISIAPEEIELARLLASRVTKAVDPLVSSVIRSTDGRVLSQTLTVSDWAERTGRVLEAVTVDERGDLAGLWGDAAGEALARLLAEVLETDGQIEADGAQWVDILTALMAGQAVKPRAMRHPRVFIFGTLEARLQNVDMMVIGGMNEGSWPSQTKNNPFLSRVMKTEVGLEPPERQIGQVAHDFQMACGTRKLIFSRSLRQGSAPTVASRWLQRLMALGGPLLEDEMRKRGQIYRRYADLIDQGENQAPAQRPAPRPRAELQPRSFSFSEVGRFRRDPYSIYARRILRLDPVDPFNQDPGAAERGTLYHRIVERFIREDHDPARLDALDILHRITDEEFLTEALPLHIDIVWRQRFYSVASAFLSWERQRRPEIKRSMTEVRGNVLLRPVDITISGIADRIDIRGGGFADIIDYKTGLNPSANQARSLLDPQLALEAAALLQGAFKPAGDVKPLNLVYVRLRPGDRFSADQVNNEMATRGDNKKSALELATQSVDELGRFVQALQSGERGYVSRLIPAEQNAYGGEYDHLARVAEWSTAEAEEGAGDE; from the coding sequence ATGGTGAGCAAGGCGCCGCGTCTGCTGACGATCCCACCGGGCCGGCCCTTCCTCAGGACGCTGACGGAAGCGCTGCTCGACGGTCGCCTCACCGACGATTTTCGCTATGACCCCGCCGATCCGCTTTCTCTGGCAGGCGTCACTCTGCTCGTTCCGACCCGACGCGCAGCGCGCGTGCTGCGGTCTGAGTTCGTCGATCTGCTCGGTGGTCGCGCGGCGATCCTTCCCGACATTCGCACGCTCGGCGAGACGGATGACGACAGTGGCTTCTTCGATCTCGATGCGCCGCAGCTGATGGATCTTGCCCCGCCGGTGAGCGGCACCGTCATGCTTCTGGAACTCGCCCGGCTGATCCTTGCCTGGCGCAACCAGCTGCCGGAGATCGTCCGGTCAATCCATTCGGACACGCCGTTCGTGGCACCGGCGAGCCCGGCAGATGCCGTCTGGCTGGCACGGGCGCTGGTGGAGCTGATCGAAGCAGCCGAGACGGAAGGTTGCGACTGGACGGAATTGGAGAACCTTCAATCGGCCGACTTCGGCTCCTGGTGGCAGCTGACGCTGGAGTTTCTGAAAATTGCGACCCTGTTCTGGCCTGCACGGCTGCAGGAACTGGTGCGGTCGTCTCCGGCCCGCCACCGCGATGCGGTGCTGAGGGCCGAGGCCGAACGGTTCAGAAGACAGGGTGCTTCCGGTCCCGTCATCGTTGCGGGCTCCACCGGCTCGATCCCGGCAGCGGCCGAGCTCATTGCCGCGATTGCCGAGCTCGACCAGGGGGTCGTGGTGCTGCCCGGGCTTGATCTGGACATGCCGGACGAGGACTGGGCGAAGCTCAACGATCGCGAGATCTCCGTGATACGTCCAAGCCCTGCCGTGCGCGGGCATCCGCAATATGGCCTTGCCCATCTGCTGCGGCATATGAAACTTGAACGCGCCGATGTTCAGGCTCTCGAAGCCTCCGATCCGGCGCTCCGGGATCGAGCCGAATTTCTGTCGCGTGCCATGGCGCCCGCCGAGGCGACCGACACCTGGAAGGCCTGGCGGCAGGATATCGACGATTCACGCCTGCTCGCGGCATTTCGCGATGTCGCCCTGATCGAGACGGCCAATGAGCGCGAAGAAGCAACGGCGATTGCAATTGCGCTCCGGCTGGGGCTCGAAGAGGTTTCCGACAATCCCGAAAGCCGGGTGGCGCTGATCACGCCGGATCGCGCGCTGGCGCGGCGTGTCATGTCCGAACTCGCGCGGTTCGGGATCGAGGCGGATGATTCGGCGGGTACGCCGATGACCGGGACCCAGGCTGCCATGCTGACCCAGGTGGTGGCCGAGGCCTGCCTGCGTCCGGGCGATCCGGTGGCCATCGTCTCCCTGATCAAGCATCCTCTGGCACGGTTCGGTTTCACGGCCGAGGATATGCGCAAGGCTGCCGACGCGCTGGAACGCATCGCGCTGCGTGGCGGTCTGAAGAGCCTCGACCTTGCCGAGATGGAACCGTTGTTTGCGGAAGGGCTCGAAGCGCATCTGGCCGACCGTCACAAGCCGCAATGGCGCATCTCGATTGCGCCCGAGGAGATCGAGCTTGCTCGCCTGCTGGCGAGCCGGGTAACCAAGGCGGTCGACCCCCTCGTCTCGTCCGTCATCCGGTCGACTGACGGGCGCGTGCTGTCGCAGACATTGACGGTCAGTGACTGGGCCGAGCGCACGGGTCGGGTGCTGGAAGCCGTCACGGTCGACGAGCGCGGTGATCTGGCCGGTCTCTGGGGCGATGCGGCGGGCGAGGCTCTGGCGAGGCTCCTCGCCGAGGTGCTTGAGACGGACGGACAGATCGAGGCGGACGGCGCGCAATGGGTTGATATCCTGACGGCGCTGATGGCCGGCCAGGCGGTCAAGCCACGCGCCATGCGGCATCCCCGCGTCTTCATCTTCGGGACGCTCGAAGCGCGCCTGCAGAATGTCGACATGATGGTGATCGGCGGGATGAACGAGGGGAGCTGGCCGAGCCAGACCAAGAACAATCCCTTCCTGTCGCGCGTCATGAAGACCGAAGTCGGGCTTGAGCCGCCGGAACGGCAGATCGGCCAGGTGGCGCATGACTTCCAGATGGCCTGTGGCACGCGGAAACTGATCTTCTCGCGCTCGCTACGCCAAGGCTCTGCGCCGACGGTCGCCTCTCGCTGGCTGCAGCGTCTGATGGCTCTTGGCGGGCCCCTTCTGGAAGACGAGATGCGAAAGCGCGGACAGATCTATCGGCGCTACGCCGACCTGATCGACCAGGGCGAAAACCAGGCACCGGCACAGCGCCCCGCGCCACGACCGCGCGCAGAACTTCAGCCGCGTAGCTTCAGCTTTTCCGAGGTGGGGCGCTTCCGGCGGGACCCCTATTCCATCTATGCGCGGCGCATCCTGCGTCTCGATCCCGTCGATCCCTTCAACCAGGATCCGGGGGCGGCGGAACGCGGGACGCTCTATCACCGCATCGTCGAGCGTTTCATCCGCGAGGATCATGACCCGGCCCGGCTGGACGCGCTCGATATCCTGCACCGGATCACCGATGAGGAGTTCCTGACGGAGGCTCTGCCGCTGCACATCGATATCGTCTGGCGTCAGCGCTTCTACAGTGTCGCCTCTGCCTTTCTCAGCTGGGAGCGGCAGCGGAGACCGGAAATCAAGCGCTCGATGACGGAAGTCAGAGGCAATGTGCTGCTTCGCCCTGTTGATATCACCATTAGCGGAATAGCGGACCGGATCGATATCCGAGGCGGCGGCTTTGCCGATATCATCGACTACAAGACGGGCCTCAACCCGAGCGCCAATCAGGCGCGCAGCCTGCTTGACCCACAATTGGCGCTGGAGGCGGCGGCCCTTCTCCAAGGCGCCTTCAAGCCTGCCGGTGACGTGAAACCTCTCAATCTTGTCTATGTACGCCTGAGACCTGGCGATCGCTTTTCGGCAGACCAGGTGAACAACGAAATGGCAACGCGGGGCGACAACAAGAAGTCTGCGCTTGAGCTTGCGACGCAATCCGTTGACGAACTTGGCCGCTTCGTCCAGGCGCTGCAGAGCGGCGAGCGGGGTTATGTCTCCCGCCTCATCCCGGCGGAACAGAACGCCTATGGCGGCGAATACGACCATCTGGCGCGAGTCGCGGAGTGGTCGACGGCGGAAGCCGAGGAAGGAGCCGGCGATGAGTGA
- the addA gene encoding double-strand break repair helicase AddA has translation MSDQRFALDELPTGSDPAAWLGWTTLAQSRASHPGQSAWVSANAGSGKTHVLTQRVIRLLLAGARPSSILCLTYTKAAASEMSNRVFERLAEWATLDDRELSKRIAAIEQREPDRATLAAARRLFAKALETPGGLKIQTIHAFCEALLHQFPLEANVAGHFNVLDDRVAVTVLAEARRSLLTATSTENDAALAEAFSQVLSIADESGLEGLIADTVANRHAVRDFRQRAERTGGLDATLRKGLGIGPLESETSRAEDYWPLAGLSGGNFARYIQLALEKGGEKVRAVAEVLERALVEADPLERAKLLDQAFLTAQEAPKADSSLIAAAMTKVAPDLKDAVIAARDHVVAMRDGLRIFRMYEATRSALTLAVRLDTDYEELKKRRSQLDFEDLIVRTARLLTRGDVGAWVHYKLDQGIDHILVDEAQDTSPVQWDVIRSLREDFFTGLSARPGIRTFFAVGDEKQSIYSFQGARPEQFSQEARQTAQAVTESGQDFNTVRLPLSFRSTQSVLAAVDQVFSLPENSRGLSAGGEPVIHQSSRIGHPGTVDVWDMIAAEKQEKDENWTAPFDATPESAPSAILARRVAHQISQIVGRETIIEKGNKRLIRPGDILVLVRKRDGFVNALTRALKRPHNVPVAGADRLKLTSHIAVQDMLALGRFLLLPGDDLSLASLLKSPLFNHGEDDLMQLAAERPEGQSLWARLTEQAETDGAWKKTYDRLTLFLEQAREYSVHDFYARVLSVHGGRRAYLGRLGSEVSDIIDEFLTFALSFETSGLPGLQSFVSTLEMEAPEVKREQDKERNEVRIMTVHASKGLEAPIVFLIDGGSKPFNSNHVAKLRIIGTAEGMPFPIWVPSKSLGNSISAADMDRRKDQAEEEYRRLLYVAMTRAADRLIVGGYRGVQDTGEIWHKMIARALSADETRCKQVEFTGPDGSWAGLRWSLGEAEHDLPVTEEGAESEESHSLPSTLWKPLPPPISLPRPLSPSGAGSIVIDEDEDALTASALFSTTEKADLALQRGRLIHRMLQNLPSFPEGDRREAAERYAERAARFWPAEQRQRLVSTVITVLEDEALRPLFDAGSRAEVSVMGTMRLKGELRAVSGRIDRMTVLADRVIIADYKTNRNPPLEAAQCPLSHRVQLAIYREILQPLYPGKQVECWLIYTENGSLIPLDESLLQRSLADLETS, from the coding sequence ATGAGTGATCAGCGCTTTGCCCTGGACGAGCTACCGACCGGCAGCGATCCCGCCGCCTGGCTCGGCTGGACGACGCTTGCCCAGTCGCGCGCTTCGCATCCCGGCCAGTCGGCCTGGGTGTCGGCGAATGCCGGCTCCGGCAAGACGCATGTGCTGACGCAGCGGGTGATCCGGCTGCTGCTCGCCGGCGCCCGCCCCTCATCCATTCTCTGCCTGACCTACACCAAGGCTGCGGCGTCCGAAATGTCGAACCGCGTCTTCGAGCGGCTGGCGGAATGGGCGACGCTCGATGACCGGGAACTGTCCAAGCGGATTGCGGCCATCGAGCAGAGGGAGCCGGATCGGGCGACGCTTGCGGCTGCACGGCGGCTCTTTGCCAAGGCGCTGGAAACGCCGGGTGGTCTTAAGATCCAGACGATTCACGCCTTCTGCGAAGCGTTGCTGCACCAGTTTCCCTTGGAAGCGAATGTCGCCGGGCATTTCAACGTCCTCGATGATCGCGTCGCGGTCACCGTTCTGGCCGAAGCGCGGCGATCGCTGCTGACGGCCACGTCGACGGAGAATGATGCAGCACTCGCCGAAGCTTTCTCGCAGGTCTTGAGCATTGCCGATGAAAGCGGGCTCGAAGGCTTGATTGCCGATACCGTGGCCAACCGCCATGCTGTCAGAGACTTCCGGCAGCGGGCGGAACGGACGGGAGGCCTTGATGCGACCCTGCGGAAGGGCCTCGGCATCGGGCCGCTGGAGAGCGAGACCAGCCGCGCGGAGGACTACTGGCCGCTTGCCGGTTTGTCCGGTGGCAATTTTGCCCGGTACATCCAGCTTGCCCTCGAAAAGGGCGGCGAGAAGGTGCGGGCCGTCGCGGAAGTGCTGGAACGGGCGCTGGTGGAAGCCGATCCGCTGGAGCGAGCGAAGCTTCTGGACCAGGCTTTCCTGACGGCACAGGAAGCGCCAAAGGCCGACAGCTCGCTGATTGCCGCCGCCATGACCAAGGTGGCGCCGGATCTCAAGGATGCCGTGATTGCGGCCCGGGATCATGTGGTCGCGATGCGGGACGGGCTGCGGATCTTCCGCATGTATGAGGCGACGCGGTCTGCACTGACGCTGGCCGTGCGTCTCGACACCGACTACGAGGAACTGAAGAAGCGACGGTCTCAGCTCGATTTCGAGGATCTGATCGTGCGCACCGCCCGGCTTCTGACGCGCGGCGATGTCGGCGCCTGGGTGCATTACAAGCTGGACCAGGGTATCGACCATATCCTCGTCGACGAAGCGCAGGATACGAGCCCAGTGCAATGGGATGTCATCCGGTCGCTGCGCGAAGACTTTTTCACCGGATTGAGCGCCCGGCCCGGGATCCGCACCTTCTTCGCCGTGGGCGACGAGAAGCAGTCGATCTATTCCTTCCAGGGCGCGCGCCCGGAGCAGTTCTCGCAAGAGGCGCGCCAGACCGCGCAGGCCGTGACTGAAAGCGGACAGGACTTCAACACGGTGCGTCTGCCGCTCTCCTTCCGCTCGACGCAATCGGTCCTTGCGGCCGTCGACCAGGTCTTCAGCCTGCCGGAAAACAGCCGGGGCCTCAGTGCCGGCGGCGAACCCGTCATCCACCAGTCGAGCCGCATCGGACATCCGGGGACCGTCGATGTCTGGGATATGATCGCCGCCGAAAAGCAGGAGAAGGACGAGAACTGGACCGCCCCCTTCGACGCGACGCCGGAAAGCGCCCCGTCGGCAATTCTCGCACGACGCGTGGCGCATCAGATCAGCCAGATCGTCGGACGGGAAACGATCATCGAGAAGGGCAACAAGCGGCTGATCCGCCCGGGCGATATCCTCGTGCTCGTGCGCAAGCGCGACGGCTTCGTCAATGCGCTGACCCGCGCGCTGAAACGCCCGCATAACGTACCGGTCGCTGGTGCAGACCGCCTGAAGCTGACAAGCCATATTGCCGTGCAGGACATGCTGGCGCTCGGACGTTTCCTGCTGCTGCCGGGAGACGATCTGTCTCTCGCTTCGCTGTTGAAGAGCCCACTGTTCAATCACGGCGAAGATGATTTGATGCAGCTCGCTGCCGAGCGACCGGAAGGACAGAGCCTCTGGGCGAGACTGACGGAGCAGGCTGAAACTGATGGCGCGTGGAAGAAGACCTACGACCGGCTCACCCTGTTTCTCGAACAGGCGCGGGAGTACTCCGTTCATGATTTCTATGCCCGGGTGCTCAGCGTTCATGGTGGTCGGAGGGCCTATCTCGGTCGCCTCGGCTCCGAGGTCAGCGACATCATCGACGAGTTCCTGACCTTTGCCCTCTCCTTCGAGACCAGCGGATTGCCCGGCTTGCAATCCTTCGTTTCGACGCTCGAGATGGAAGCGCCTGAGGTCAAGCGCGAACAGGACAAGGAGCGCAACGAAGTCCGGATCATGACGGTTCATGCCTCGAAGGGACTTGAGGCGCCAATCGTCTTCCTGATCGATGGCGGCTCGAAGCCCTTCAATTCGAACCATGTGGCAAAGCTGCGAATCATTGGGACGGCTGAAGGCATGCCCTTCCCGATCTGGGTGCCGTCGAAGTCGCTCGGCAATTCGATCTCCGCTGCCGACATGGATCGGCGCAAGGATCAGGCCGAGGAGGAATATCGCCGGCTGCTCTATGTCGCGATGACCCGCGCTGCCGACCGTCTGATCGTCGGTGGTTATCGCGGCGTGCAGGACACGGGCGAGATCTGGCACAAGATGATCGCGCGGGCGCTGAGCGCCGACGAAACGCGCTGCAAACAGGTCGAATTCACCGGGCCGGATGGCAGCTGGGCCGGATTGCGCTGGTCTCTCGGCGAGGCAGAGCATGATCTGCCGGTGACCGAAGAGGGCGCCGAAAGCGAGGAGAGCCACAGCCTTCCCTCGACGCTCTGGAAGCCGCTGCCGCCACCGATCAGCCTACCGAGACCGCTCAGCCCCTCCGGTGCCGGCAGCATCGTCATCGACGAAGACGAGGATGCGTTGACCGCCTCTGCGCTGTTCTCGACGACGGAAAAGGCGGATCTCGCTCTGCAGCGCGGGCGGCTCATCCATCGGATGCTGCAGAATTTGCCGAGCTTTCCGGAGGGTGACCGCCGCGAGGCAGCTGAGCGTTATGCAGAACGTGCTGCCCGGTTCTGGCCGGCAGAGCAGCGACAGAGACTGGTCTCCACCGTGATCACCGTTCTCGAAGACGAGGCGCTTCGCCCGCTGTTCGATGCCGGCAGTCGCGCGGAAGTTTCGGTCATGGGCACGATGCGGCTGAAGGGAGAATTGCGTGCGGTCTCCGGCCGGATCGACCGCATGACCGTGCTTGCCGACCGGGTGATCATCGCCGACTACAAGACCAACCGGAATCCACCACTGGAGGCGGCCCAATGCCCCCTCTCGCATCGGGTGCAGCTCGCCATCTATCGCGAGATCCTGCAGCCGCTCTATCCCGGCAAACAAGTCGAATGCTGGCTGATCTACACCGAAAACGGCAGCCTCATTCCCCTTGATGAAAGCCTTCTTCAGCGGTCCCTTGCCGACCTCGAAACATCGTGA
- the trxA gene encoding thioredoxin produces MATVKVDKSNFQAEVLDASEPVVVDFWAEWCGPCKMIAPSLEEISNELAGKVKIAKLNIDENPELAAQFGVRSIPTLAVFKGGEVADIKVGAAPKTALSSWIAGAA; encoded by the coding sequence ATGGCTACCGTTAAAGTCGACAAGTCCAATTTCCAGGCCGAGGTTCTCGACGCTTCCGAACCGGTCGTCGTGGATTTCTGGGCCGAATGGTGCGGCCCGTGCAAGATGATTGCACCGAGCCTCGAAGAAATCTCCAACGAACTCGCCGGCAAGGTGAAGATCGCCAAGCTCAACATCGATGAAAACCCGGAACTGGCTGCCCAGTTCGGTGTTCGCTCGATCCCGACGCTGGCCGTCTTCAAGGGTGGTGAAGTGGCCGATATCAAGGTGGGTGCGGCTCCGAAGACTGCGCTTTCCAGCTGGATCGCCGGCGCGGCATAA